A section of the Deinococcus taeanensis genome encodes:
- the yedA gene encoding drug/metabolite exporter YedA has protein sequence MDRAARLTPMVLLCLGLVYVVWGSTYFGIKVAIETLPPLGMLALRFMVAGALMFLVLCARGARLPTAREWAASAAVGTLLLGGGTGLVTLAEREASSSVAAMVIAVSPLFAALFARLWGERTGGREWLGIGVGLLGIALLNLGELRATPLAALLLILAPLCWTFGSQWSRHLPLPKGLMGSAAEMLAGGGVLLVLSVLTGEQWRTPSAASLWALAYLTVFGSLVAYSAYMYLVAHTRPALATSYAYVNPVVAVLLGVGFGGETLGPLGWVALAVILTGVGLVAWPRRVPDPEVT, from the coding sequence GTGGACCGCGCGGCGCGGCTGACCCCCATGGTGCTGCTGTGCCTGGGTCTCGTGTACGTCGTGTGGGGCAGCACGTACTTCGGGATCAAGGTGGCGATCGAGACGCTGCCGCCCCTGGGCATGCTGGCCCTGCGGTTCATGGTGGCCGGCGCGCTGATGTTCCTGGTCCTGTGCGCGCGTGGCGCGCGGCTGCCCACCGCGCGCGAGTGGGCCGCGAGCGCCGCGGTGGGTACCCTGCTGCTGGGCGGCGGGACCGGTCTGGTGACGCTGGCCGAGCGGGAGGCAAGCAGCAGTGTGGCCGCCATGGTCATTGCGGTCTCGCCGCTGTTCGCGGCGCTGTTCGCGCGGCTGTGGGGCGAACGCACCGGGGGGCGGGAGTGGCTGGGCATCGGGGTGGGGCTGCTGGGCATCGCGCTGCTGAACCTGGGTGAACTGCGCGCCACGCCGCTGGCGGCGCTGCTGCTGATCCTGGCGCCGCTGTGCTGGACGTTCGGCAGCCAGTGGTCCCGTCACCTGCCGCTGCCGAAAGGCCTGATGGGCAGCGCCGCAGAGATGCTCGCCGGGGGCGGGGTGCTGCTGGTGCTGAGTGTGCTGACCGGCGAGCAGTGGCGCACCCCGAGCGCCGCGAGCCTGTGGGCACTGGCGTACCTGACGGTGTTCGGCAGTCTGGTGGCATACAGCGCGTACATGTACCTCGTGGCGCACACCCGCCCCGCCCTGGCCACCAGCTACGCGTACGTGAACCCTGTGGTGGCGGTGCTGCTGGGCGTGGGCTTCGGCGGGGAGACGCTGGGGCCGCTGGGCTGGGTGGCCCTGGCGGTGATTCTGACCGGCGTGGGGCTCGTCGCGTGGCCTCGCCGGGTGCCGGACCCGGAAGTCACGTGA
- a CDS encoding [LysW]-lysine hydrolase: MSNDARDLLIRAVELSSLSGQEGPVATFFQEWMAARGFEARIDEAGNAVGERGHGPLTVALLGHMDTVPGEIPVRVDERGVLHGRGSVDAKGPLCAFMAAVATLPDEALKAARFVVIGATEEEAPSSRGARHVRTVLSPDVVLIGEPSGWEGITLGYKGRLVVKAQAVKENFHTAGDGSSAGDDLTEAWFRVRAWAAAAGEPGGVFGGVQATIQELGAGTDGLRQRAWGTFGLRLPVSVTPQVAETAIRAVLEDLDSVTVAFVGHETAVRHGKDNLLTRALRVAIRAQGGAPVFKVKTGTSDMNVVARHWPAPTVAYGPGDSALDHTPEERIDLAEYDRAVAVLRDALTRLALGAAPKAP, from the coding sequence ATGTCGAATGACGCGCGCGACCTGCTGATTCGCGCGGTGGAGCTGTCCTCCCTGTCCGGTCAGGAAGGGCCGGTTGCCACGTTCTTCCAGGAGTGGATGGCCGCGCGCGGCTTTGAGGCGCGCATTGACGAGGCGGGGAATGCCGTGGGTGAGCGGGGCCACGGGCCGCTGACGGTGGCGCTGCTGGGGCACATGGACACCGTGCCGGGCGAGATCCCGGTGCGGGTGGATGAGCGCGGCGTGCTGCATGGGCGCGGCAGTGTAGACGCCAAGGGGCCGCTGTGCGCGTTCATGGCGGCCGTGGCGACCCTGCCGGACGAGGCGCTGAAGGCGGCGCGGTTCGTGGTGATCGGCGCGACTGAGGAGGAGGCGCCCAGCAGCCGCGGCGCGCGGCACGTCAGGACGGTTCTCTCGCCGGACGTGGTGCTGATCGGCGAGCCCAGCGGCTGGGAAGGCATCACGCTGGGGTACAAGGGCCGGCTGGTCGTGAAGGCGCAGGCCGTGAAGGAGAATTTCCACACGGCTGGCGACGGCAGCAGCGCGGGAGATGACCTGACCGAGGCGTGGTTCCGCGTCCGGGCGTGGGCGGCGGCGGCCGGTGAACCGGGCGGGGTGTTCGGTGGGGTGCAGGCCACCATTCAGGAGTTGGGGGCCGGCACGGACGGCCTGCGTCAGCGGGCCTGGGGCACGTTCGGGCTGCGCCTGCCGGTCAGCGTGACGCCTCAGGTGGCGGAAACGGCCATCCGGGCGGTCCTTGAAGACCTGGACAGCGTCACTGTGGCGTTTGTGGGGCATGAGACAGCAGTCCGGCACGGGAAGGACAACCTCCTGACGCGGGCGCTGCGCGTGGCGATCCGCGCGCAGGGAGGCGCGCCGGTGTTCAAGGTGAAGACCGGGACTAGTGACATGAACGTGGTGGCCAGGCACTGGCCGGCGCCCACCGTGGCGTACGGGCCGGGTGACAGCGCCCTGGATCACACGCCGGAGGAACGCATCGACCTCGCGGAGTATGACCGGGCAGTGGCCGTGCTGCGTGACGCGCTGACGCGCCTGGCCCTTGGCGCGGCTCCCAAGGCCCCCTAA
- the purE gene encoding 5-(carboxyamino)imidazole ribonucleotide mutase: MTDLAFPTSPRVGVVMGSRSDFETMQGALEVLRDLHVPYEVRVLSAHRTPALLASYGARAERLNLSCIIAGAGGAAHLPGMLAAFTRVPVLGVPVQSRALSGQDSLLSIVQMPAGVPVATFAIGAAGARNAALFAAALLATTDEAVRSHLNAFRQKQTQAVLDDPFFDGHPQAGAE; encoded by the coding sequence GTGACCGACCTTGCCTTCCCGACCTCTCCGCGCGTGGGCGTGGTGATGGGCAGCCGCAGTGATTTCGAGACCATGCAGGGTGCGCTTGAGGTCCTGCGTGACCTGCACGTCCCATACGAGGTGCGCGTCCTGTCCGCCCACCGCACGCCGGCCCTGCTGGCCTCCTATGGCGCGCGGGCCGAACGGCTGAACCTCTCGTGCATCATTGCCGGCGCGGGCGGCGCGGCCCACCTGCCGGGCATGCTGGCCGCGTTCACGCGCGTGCCTGTACTCGGCGTGCCCGTGCAGTCGCGCGCCCTGAGCGGCCAGGACAGCCTGCTGAGCATTGTACAGATGCCCGCCGGGGTGCCGGTCGCCACTTTCGCCATCGGCGCGGCCGGCGCCCGCAACGCCGCGCTGTTCGCCGCGGCGCTCCTGGCAACCACCGACGAGGCCGTGCGCAGTCACCTGAACGCCTTCCGGCAGAAGCAGACGCAGGCGGTGCTGGACGATCCGTTCTTCGACGGTCATCCCCAGGCGGGCGCCGAGTGA
- a CDS encoding VanW family protein: protein MKRLALPLLTLALVTSAHAQGSFKLILTTSEKSIRKGEVREQSIVKSWTLPAQGVKATRKVGRLSTTLTPLLDRMEKSVNARKPTPAVFRNVKGSWVATQQSGWVLDRQATKANLLNAIKAGKSTAQVEIGRLQPGRSVDVLAQRGVLWHVATGTSSYRGSPAFRETNILVGADKLDNFFIAPGHEFNFNEEIGQVDASTGFVKGFVISGGTLAKEDGGGICQVSTTIFRALYQAGLPVTERHEHSHRVHYYDPVGYEATVYAPAKNLRMKNDTGAHLFIQAAWDTAAKTLRFDVFGANTGRQVNVSQPVITAFKAPAQPSYTPDERVALGRRRLLDLPMQGMTSVLTRTIKVKGKLVSRDKLKSVYEPWGAVYGVHPQDKRLK, encoded by the coding sequence ATGAAGCGCCTCGCCCTGCCCCTCCTGACCCTCGCCCTGGTCACCAGTGCCCACGCGCAGGGCAGTTTCAAACTGATCCTGACCACCAGCGAGAAAAGCATCCGCAAGGGAGAGGTGCGCGAGCAGAGCATCGTGAAATCCTGGACGCTCCCCGCCCAGGGGGTGAAGGCCACCCGCAAGGTGGGGCGCCTGAGCACCACCCTCACGCCCCTCCTGGACCGCATGGAGAAAAGCGTGAACGCCCGGAAGCCCACACCGGCCGTGTTCCGCAACGTGAAGGGCAGCTGGGTGGCCACGCAGCAGAGCGGCTGGGTCCTGGACCGTCAGGCCACGAAAGCCAACCTGCTGAACGCCATCAAGGCCGGCAAGAGCACCGCGCAGGTCGAGATCGGCCGCCTGCAGCCGGGCCGCAGCGTGGACGTGCTGGCCCAGCGCGGCGTGCTGTGGCACGTCGCCACCGGCACCAGCAGCTACCGCGGCAGCCCCGCCTTCAGGGAAACGAACATCCTGGTGGGCGCGGACAAGCTCGACAACTTCTTCATTGCGCCCGGCCACGAATTCAATTTCAACGAGGAGATCGGGCAGGTGGATGCCAGCACCGGGTTCGTAAAGGGGTTCGTGATCAGTGGCGGCACCCTGGCCAAGGAGGATGGCGGCGGCATCTGCCAGGTGAGCACCACCATCTTCCGCGCGCTGTACCAGGCCGGCCTGCCCGTCACCGAACGGCACGAGCACAGCCACCGCGTGCACTACTACGACCCTGTGGGCTATGAGGCCACCGTGTACGCCCCCGCAAAGAACCTGCGCATGAAGAACGACACCGGCGCGCACCTGTTTATCCAGGCGGCCTGGGACACGGCTGCCAAGACCCTGCGCTTTGACGTGTTCGGCGCCAACACCGGCCGGCAGGTGAACGTCAGCCAGCCGGTCATCACGGCGTTCAAGGCACCCGCCCAGCCCAGCTACACCCCGGACGAACGCGTCGCCCTGGGCCGCCGCCGCCTGCTGGACCTGCCCATGCAGGGCATGACCAGCGTCCTGACCCGCACCATCAAGGTCAAGGGGAAGCTGGTGAGCCGCGACAAGCTCAAGAGCGTGTACGAACCGTGGGGCGCCGTGTACGGCGTGCATCCCCAGGACAAACGCCTGAAGTGA
- the purK gene encoding 5-(carboxyamino)imidazole ribonucleotide synthase, translated as MLALAALPLGVRVTVLEPDEHAPARLCARHLHAPYTDPAALNELAACDAVTLEFENVPVEALAALQDRVPVRPGGALLARSKHRAHEKRALQGAGATTAPFEAIEADTDLPGALARVGGRGILKTSELGYDGKGQARVNSDAELRAAWENLGRVPCVLEGLVSFEREVSLAVARTPAGQVAFGPLVENVHRDGILRSSVFPAQVPDGTEARARELARAVADAWALEGLITLEFFQLPGGDLIVNEVAPRVHNSGHLTQDGGGVSQFEAQVRAVLNLPLSDWRPLHPTAMVNVVGVDGPDGSPLTPDWAAIDALDGTRVHLYHKAHRHGRKVGHVNLVAPDPGTLRARLASLEPLIP; from the coding sequence ATGCTGGCCCTGGCGGCCCTGCCCCTCGGGGTCCGCGTGACAGTGCTGGAACCCGACGAGCACGCCCCGGCGCGCCTGTGCGCCCGGCACCTGCACGCGCCCTACACCGACCCGGCCGCCCTGAACGAACTGGCGGCCTGTGACGCCGTAACGCTGGAATTCGAGAATGTGCCCGTCGAGGCCCTGGCCGCCCTGCAGGACCGGGTGCCCGTGCGGCCCGGCGGGGCACTGCTGGCACGCAGCAAGCACCGCGCCCACGAGAAACGGGCGCTGCAGGGCGCCGGGGCGACCACCGCGCCGTTCGAGGCCATTGAGGCCGACACGGACCTGCCCGGCGCGCTGGCCCGCGTGGGCGGCCGGGGCATCCTGAAAACCAGTGAACTTGGCTACGACGGCAAGGGACAGGCCCGCGTCAACAGCGACGCGGAGCTGCGCGCCGCCTGGGAGAACCTGGGCCGCGTGCCCTGCGTGCTGGAGGGACTCGTGAGCTTCGAGCGGGAAGTGAGTCTCGCCGTGGCCCGCACCCCTGCCGGGCAGGTGGCGTTCGGACCACTGGTGGAGAACGTGCACCGCGACGGCATCCTGCGCAGCAGTGTCTTCCCGGCGCAGGTCCCGGACGGCACCGAGGCGCGCGCCCGCGAACTGGCGCGCGCCGTCGCGGACGCGTGGGCGCTGGAGGGCCTCATCACCCTGGAATTCTTCCAGCTGCCCGGCGGGGACCTGATCGTGAACGAGGTCGCGCCCCGCGTGCACAACAGCGGTCACCTCACGCAGGACGGCGGCGGGGTCAGCCAGTTCGAGGCGCAGGTGCGCGCCGTGCTGAACCTTCCCCTGAGTGACTGGCGACCCCTGCATCCCACCGCGATGGTGAACGTCGTGGGCGTCGACGGCCCGGACGGATCGCCCCTGACCCCGGACTGGGCTGCGATTGACGCACTGGACGGCACCCGCGTGCACCTGTACCACAAAGCGCACCGGCACGGCCGCAAGGTGGGGCACGTGAACCTCGTTGCGCCGGACCCCGGCACCCTGCGCGCCCGGCTGGCCTCCCTGGAACCACTGATTCCGTAG
- a CDS encoding antibiotic biosynthesis monooxygenase, whose product MSEGRQFEGRRPSDPVSLVVRRRIRPGRETDYEALLSEANELLARLPGHRGTGVIRPAPGEQEYTLLARFESLTSAAAWELSPERAAWLERIAPLVDEHVSFEKQPGLDFWFTPPAAATLRQPPRWKMALLTLAALYPVSVSSSWLFGEALKPWLGHWPMPVRAVPQMVIVVLSMTYLVMPAVTRWAAPWLRGPAR is encoded by the coding sequence GTGAGCGAGGGGCGGCAGTTCGAGGGGCGCCGCCCGAGCGACCCGGTGAGTCTGGTGGTGCGCCGCCGCATCCGCCCGGGCCGTGAGACCGACTACGAGGCGCTGCTTTCGGAGGCGAACGAGCTGCTGGCCCGCCTGCCCGGCCACCGTGGGACCGGCGTGATCCGCCCCGCGCCAGGGGAACAGGAATACACGCTGCTGGCGCGTTTCGAGTCGTTGACGAGCGCCGCGGCGTGGGAACTGTCGCCCGAGCGCGCCGCCTGGCTGGAGCGCATTGCGCCGCTCGTGGATGAGCATGTGAGTTTCGAGAAGCAGCCCGGCCTGGACTTCTGGTTCACGCCGCCAGCCGCCGCGACGCTGCGCCAGCCGCCCCGCTGGAAGATGGCGCTGCTGACCCTGGCCGCGCTGTACCCGGTGAGTGTCAGTTCGTCCTGGCTGTTCGGAGAAGCGCTCAAGCCCTGGTTGGGACACTGGCCCATGCCGGTGCGGGCGGTGCCGCAGATGGTGATTGTGGTGCTGTCCATGACGTATCTGGTGATGCCTGCCGTGACCCGCTGGGCCGCGCCGTGGCTGAGGGGACCCGCCCGGTAG